In the genome of Streptomyces sp. V2I9, one region contains:
- a CDS encoding urease subunit beta translates to MIPGEILYGDGGIPLNEGRAVTRLTVLNTADRPVQVGSHYHFAEANPGLRFDRAAARGLRLNIAAGTAVRFEPGIPADVELVPLAGRRVVPGLRGETGGALDA, encoded by the coding sequence ATGATTCCCGGAGAGATCCTGTACGGGGACGGGGGCATCCCCCTCAACGAGGGGCGGGCGGTCACCCGCCTCACCGTCCTCAACACCGCCGACCGCCCGGTCCAGGTCGGTTCCCACTACCACTTCGCCGAGGCCAACCCCGGCCTGCGCTTCGACCGCGCCGCCGCCCGCGGTCTGCGGCTGAACATCGCCGCCGGCACGGCGGTCCGCTTCGAACCCGGCATCCCCGCCGACGTCGAACTCGTGCCCCTCGCCGGCCGCCGCGTCGTCCCCGGCCTGCGCGGCGAAACCGGAGGTGCCCTCGATGCCTGA
- a CDS encoding urease subunit gamma: protein MQLTPHEQERLLIHVAADVAEKRRARGLRLNHPEAVALITAHLLEGARDGRTVAELMASGRTLLTRDDVMEGIPEMLHDVQVEATFPDGTKLVTVHDPIV from the coding sequence GTGCAACTGACCCCGCACGAGCAGGAACGCCTGCTCATCCATGTGGCCGCCGACGTGGCCGAGAAGCGCCGCGCACGCGGGCTGCGGCTCAACCACCCCGAGGCCGTCGCGCTCATCACCGCCCATCTGCTGGAAGGCGCACGGGACGGCCGTACGGTGGCCGAACTCATGGCGTCCGGGCGGACCTTGCTCACCCGTGACGACGTCATGGAGGGCATCCCCGAGATGCTCCACGACGTCCAGGTGGAGGCCACCTTCCCGGACGGCACCAAGCTCGTCACCGTCCACGACCCGATCGTCTGA